In one window of Fulvia fulva chromosome 5, complete sequence DNA:
- a CDS encoding 3-keto-steroid reductase, whose translation MSPYDCKLLATMDAPPPALEEKSTFTVLVTGANSGLGFSICCRLIDDFLFTRPQSQTLHLLFSTRDANKASDTLERLSAHLRKTLRDANGKTLGISRLLEARVKLLGVSLDLLKLTTVKALAEELLASGQRIDAVVWNAGIAGWAGQNWPKSVWMTMTDLIHATTFPTYMITDVGLATRPQLPAKDTNGDNDRAPEPKLGQVFTANVFGHYMLTHWLRPLMHADTRIVWVSSISALSHTFSLDDIQGLSSEATYEGSKRLTDLLVLTSELPSTKPYMENFLPPSQDSAHSRPKMYVTHPGVIGTSIAGLHWFVGLFMFAAFYMARWLGSPWHLADPYKGAVSAAFAILASRPQLPEQEERDGKGKWGSAVTVYGDERVARTEVEGWGFCGKPGVVPQGSVTGKTGRYRGFRETTKEAREEFEETGRQAWKELEEMRTEWEARLGPLSHKAPASQ comes from the exons ATGAGCCCTTACGACTGCAAGCTCCTTGCAACCATGGACGCTCCACCGCCGGCATTGGAGGAGAAGAGTACGTTCACCGTGCTGGTGACCGGGGCGAACAG CGGTCTTGGCTTCTCCATCTGCTGCCGCCTGATTGACGATTTCTTGTTCACACGACCACAATCGCAGACATTGCACCTTCTGTTCTCCACGCGAGATGCGAACAAGGCCAGCGACACTCTGGAGCGACTGAGCGCGCACCTCCGGAAGACACTTAGAGATGCCAACGGCAAGACTCTCGGCATCAGTCGGCTGCTGGAGGCGCGAGTCAAGCTTCTGGGCGTGTCGTTGGATCTGCTCAAGCTCACCACTGTCAAAGCGCTCGCCGAGGAACTGCTGGCAAGCGGCCAAAGGATCGATGCTGTCGTCTGGAATGCTGGCATCGCAGGATGGGCTGGACAGAACTGGCCTAAATCGGTATGGATGACGATGACAGATCTGATTCATGCCACCACTTTCCCTACCTACATGATCACTGATGTCGGACTCGCAACCCGGCCGCAGCTGCCTGCAAAGGACACCAATGGCGACAATGATCGTGCCCCGGAACCAAAGCTTGGCCAAGTCTTCACTGCGAACGTCTTCGGACACTACATGCTCACTCACTGGCTACGTCCTCTGATGCACGCTGACACCCGCATCGTCTGGGTCTCCAGCATCAGCGCCCTATCCCACACCTTCTCCCTCGATGACATCCAAGGACTAAGCTCGGAAGCAACTTACGAAGGCTCGAAAAGACTGACAGACCTGCTCGTCCTCACTTCGGAACTACCTTCGACCAAACCGTACATGGAGAACTTCTTGCCTCCATCCCAAGACTCAGCCCACTCACGACCAAAGATGTACGTCACCCATCCCGGTGTCATCGGTACGTCGATAGCAGGTCTCCACTGGTTCGTCGGACTCTTCATGTTTGCTGCCTTCTACATGGCGCGCTGGCTCGGATCACCGTGGCATCTAGCGGATCCATACAAAGGTGCCGTGAGCGCTGCCTTTGCAATCCTGGCCTCACGACCGCAACTTCCTGAGCAAGAAGAGCGAGATGGTAAGGGAAAGTGGGGCTCTGCTGTGACAGTGTATGGAGATGAAAGAGTCGCAAGGACGGAAGTGGAGGGCTGGGGTTTCTGTGGGAAGCCTGGTGTTGTGCCGCAGGGTAGTGTTACAGGCAAGACGGGGCGGTACAGAGGGTTCAGAGAGACGACCAAGGAGGCGAGAGAGGAGTTTGAAGAGACTGGACGACAGGCTTGGAAGGAGCTGGAGGAAATGCGGACTGAGTGGGAAGCCAGGCTTGGACCTCTTAGTCACAAGGCCCCGGCGAGTCAGTGA
- a CDS encoding 3-phytase A, giving the protein MAPRSSARGRRRRSWQHCDLTTFYTTTAAGSSMATSASAEAKKPEDCVPIWQDGTHGRSMPAGTKLRAWPQSTSPSQYASHSVPRVLFALQVALLVIVLGLVAMMYKSFVLASAAALVDADVLNGQAAGSAMAGGSSSVPQYYQTTPEFLPGPTPTGEAAFLAQTNPAPFAGTSYIPNSPLETQVPIMGNTDNGNIFQMHGQLSHYFPNPDGFGVDEYSLPRNASIVQLNMLSRHGARYPTTGAGAQVLGQKITNFTKGVTGNLAEPFAAGPHNFTGALSFLNSWTYKLGAEILTPVGKQELFDSGTLHQIMYGHLYPNNGTKIYARTTTEDRMLKSAEYFMAGFFGLQWPQNASLIVAIENSTGIWNNTLAGYYNCNNSNTGVSRGGDNATAQWASIYLADAVKRLNADGPAFNWTATDAYNAQSLCAYETVALGYSAFCGLFTYAEWESYEYSVGISFAGNNMFQSPTGRAVGIGYVVEIMNRLQGHLIREPTAQINVTLDSNVATFPLNQTLNFDFSHDTNIASILTAFGLTQFAPVLPATAIQRNRSLIVSHMEPFGARLDMEIIETPQPLNGDRKSGNAYDAGGKTRYIHFILNQRTIPLGASFEQCGKRDDGWCELTTFLEVQSTKLQEAEYNYSCNGKYAPVPYGMITNGVPLSGNSTSSSPASATSPATVTGRVQCPAGTKDGALVCNGDDQFGRCNFGNVIFQKVASGTACRNGKIVATGI; this is encoded by the exons ATGGCGCCTCGTAGCTCGGCACGCGGACGACGTCGGAGGAGTTGGCAGCACTGCGATCTAACGACTTTCTATACGACGACTGCTGCTGGATCCAGCATGGCCACTAGTGCGTCTGCCGAAGCGAAGAAGCCTGAAGACTGTGTGCCGATCTGGCAGGATGGCACACATGGCAGGTCAATGCCTGCGGGTACAAAGCTTCGAGCTTGGCCGCAATCTACCTCTCCCTCCCAGTACGCTTCTCATAGTGTTCCGAGAGTGCTGTTTGCTTTACAGGTCGCACTGCTCGTGATCGTCCTTGGATTAGTCGCGATGATGTACAAGAGTTTTGTGCTGGCTTCGGCCGCTGCCTTGGTTGATGCCGATGTGCTCAACGGACAGGCCGCTGGGAGCGCCATGGCTGGCGGCAGCAGCAGTGTTCCTCAATACTACCAGACTACACCTGAGTTCTTGCCTGGACCAACACCGACTGGCGAGGCAGCGTTCCTCGCCCAGACGAACCCGGCGCCATTTGCTGGTACC AGCTACATCCCAAACAGCCCTCTCGAGACCCAAGTTCCGATTATGGGCAATACGGACAACGGCAACATCTTCCAGATGCACGGGCAACTTTCACACTACTTTCCGAACCCAGATGGCTTTGGCGTTGATGAGTACTCGCTGCCACGCAACGCGTCGATCGTTCAGCTCAATATGCTCTCCCGTCATGGAGCGAGATACCCAACCACCGGTGCAGGTGCTCAGGTCCTCGGCCAGAAAATTACCAACTTCACTAAGGGTGTGACTGGCAACCTCGCCGAGCCATTTGCCGCTG GCCCACATAACTTCACTGGTGCTCTGTCGTTCTTGAACAGCTGGACGTACAAGTTGGGCGCCGAGATCCTGACCCCGGTTGGGAAACAGGAGCTGTTCGACTCGGGCACTCTTCACCAG ATCATGTATGGCCACCTCTATCCCAACAACGGCACCAAGATCTATGCTCGCACGACTACTGAAGATCGTATGCTGAAGTCTGCTGAGTACTTTATGGCTGGCTTCTTTGGTCTACAGTGGCCCCAGAACGCAAGCCTGATCGTAGCCATTGAGAACAGCACCGGCATCTGGAACAACACTCTCGCTGGCTACTACAACTGCAACAACTCGAACACTGGTGTCTCACGCGGGGGCGACAACGCTACCGCGCAGTGGGCCAGTATCTACCTCGCAGATGCTGTAAAGCGTCTGAATGCGGACGGCCCAGCTTTCAATTGGACTGCTACTGATGCATACAATGCGCAATCACTGTGCGCTTACGAGACCGTAGCTCTTGGATACTCTGCATTTTGCGGTCTCTTCACCTATGCG GAATGggagagctacgagtactcCGTCGGCATCAGCTTCGCTGGCAACAACATGTTCCAGTCACCCACGGGACGTGCTGTCGGTATTGGCTACGTCGTGGAGATCATGAACCGCCTCCAAGGTCACCTTATCCGCGAGCCGACCGCTCAGATCAATGTGACTCTGGATTCGAACGTTGCCACTTTCCCGCTCAACCAAACACTCAACTTCGACTTCTCCCACGACACGAATATCGCTTCCATCCTCACAGCATTCGGTCTGACGCAGTTCGCACCGGTTCTCCCAGCGACTGCGATCCAGCGCAACCGCTCTCTCATCGTCTCCCACATGGAGCCTTTCGGTGCTCGCCTTGACATGGAGATCATCGAGACTCCACAGCCGCTCAACGGAGACAGGAAGAGCGGTAACGCGTATGATGCCGGTGGCAAGACGCGGTATATCCATTTCATCTTGAACCAGAGGACCATCCCGCTTGGTGCGAGCTTCGAACAGTGCGGTAAGCGCGACGATGGCTGGTGTGAGCTGACCACGTTCCTGGAGGTCCAGTCCACCAAGCTTCAGGAAGCCGAGTACAACTACAGCTGTAACGGAAAGTACGCTCCGGTACCGTACGGCATGATTACGAACGGTGTCCCACTTAGTGGCAATTCGACCAGCAGTTCGCCCGCCTCCGCCACATCACCTGCTACAGTAACAGGTCGTGTACAGTGTCCAGCCGGCACGAAGGATGGAGCTCTTGTCTGCAACGGCGATGATCAGTTCGGGCGTTGCAACTTCGGTAATGTTATCTTCCAGAAAGTTGCATCAGGCACAGCTTGCAGAAACGGAAAGATTGTCGCCACTGGTATCTAA
- a CDS encoding Twinfilin, which yields MQSGISASQELHDAFNSFVSASDQRALLAGIEKEQLVPKTTIPLNASDFKDDLGDLQSHLSPNEAAYILLKVEPGAANGFIAVTFVPNSAPVRQKMLFAATRLTLVRELGIERFRSTLFATEKDELTAHGWTKHEQHESLSAPLTEEEAGLAGVKEAEAQESQGTGARRGHVDSKMNVPTGEGVLEALTSLKEEGCKGTLVQLKFQLPGETLTLDSSQDNVQPAQVARTISSTEPRYSFYSLPSSTEPNILFIYTCPTSSKIKERMIYSTSKSWTRIVAERDAGITVTKSLEATEPSELTADVFGGESTASTEQGGADTKPTTGFARPKRPGRR from the exons ATGCAGTCTGGAATTAGTG CCTCCCAAGAACTTCACGATGCCTTCAACTCCTTCGTCTCAGCATCCGACCAACGAGCACTTCTCGCAGGCATCGAGAAAGAGCAGCTAGTCCCCAAAACCACAATCCCACTCAACGCCTCCGACTTCAAAGACGACCTCGGCGACCTGCAGTCGCATCTATCACCCAACGAAGCCGCATACATCCTCCTCAAAGTTGAGCCGGGCGCCGCCAATGGCTTCATCGCTGTCACTTTCGTGCCCAACTCGGCCCCCGTCCGCCAAAAGATGCTCTTCGCCGCAACACGCCTGACCCTCGTCCGTGAACTTGGCATCGAACGTTTCCGATCAACCCTATTCGCGACAGAAAAGGACGAGCTCACGGCGCACGGCTGGACGAAGCATGAGCAACACGAGAGCCTTTCGGCTCCTTTGACCGAGGAGGAAGCTGGACTGGCGGGCGTGAAAGAGGCGGAAGCACAGGAATCTCAAGGCACTGGTGCCAGGAGAGGTCACGTCGACAGCAAAATGAATGTGCCAACGGGCGAAGGAGTGCTAGAAGCTCTGACAAGTCTGAAAGAGGAAGGTTGCAAGGGCACACTAGTGCAGTTGAAGTTCCAGCTGCCTGGCGAGACCCTCACACTCGATTCTTCACAAGACAACGTTCAGCCCGCACAGGTCGCTCGCACCATTTCCTCGACTGAACCGAGATATTCGTTTTACTCTTTACCCTCGAGTACGGAGCCGAATATTTTGTTCATCTACACATGTCCGACCAGCTCGAAGATCAAGGAGAGGATGATATACAGCACGAGCAAGAGCTGGACTCGAATCGTGGCGGAACGTGATGCTGGCATTACCGTAACCAAGTCGTTGGAGGCAACCGAACCGAGTGAGCTTACTGCGGATGTGTTTGGAGGCGAGAGTACGGCGAGCACAGAGCAGGGCGGTGCAGACACGAAGCCTACCACTGGGTTTGCGAGGCCGAAGAGGCCAGGAAGGCGATAG
- a CDS encoding Muconate cycloisomerase 1, whose product MDFIVGSFNHSSLYLLQFTPASGSNESSLKVIREHPAIAGHSWLSLSQDKKFLYCTAWLEKPAIAAYRVGANGRDIQFLNAKNVKALSGYVCSNQSHVFSAGGPSGEVFRREADGTIGDLVQELDYVSGQGENQSEKRGDVAHGSFGGLRHGAHSVDLSPDGESLYVADIGRNCIWTYKVIHSKRGISDPPLELSSKHISPREHDGPRHTWPHPNGKVLYSLQEHSSMVDVFAIAEDGVTLEHKQGCSVLPSGKDCKKYWADEVRHSTGPDPAKPRYLYASNRGLDAGTMGHVAAYKLKDDGFLKSEDPIDIFETPTSGGLANAVEPAPWTKHTGDEEYLALTDSQDGWVSILSFDGKKIKEVSKVNLGKTNDGKVVTFAWQAITILSGTQGIQRVSENRTIEYYPNNIVIGTVRDISATQARLSKDGITSSNIHLLPVEITNAASVQKAAQDVAAITGGSLDFLIQNAALVDTSTAYKSVLDLDPQELGERLKASFDPNVVGTAYVLSYFIPLIRQSQGKKVLVTSTGMADLDIINKFDLEFAVPYSVSKAAMNLLVGKYHAAVGRSDGILVFSVSPGFVDTSEGKQPTEEELKGMQAMGAKFATYTPDFSGPITVGESVGDMAKLLKRATVDEFGGGFVSQKGDKKWL is encoded by the exons ATGGACTTCATCGTCGGATCGTTCAACCACTCATCGCTCTATCTGCTACAGTTCACTCCAGCTTCCGGGTCCAACGAATCATCCTTGAAGGTCATCAGAGAGCACCCTGCCATCGCAGGTCATTCGTGGCTCTCGCTGTCCCAGGATAAGAAGTTTCTATACTGCACAGCGTGGCTTGAAAAGCCCGCCATCGCCGCCTACCGAGTTGGAGCCAACGGCCGTGACATTCAGTTCCTCAATGCGAAGAACGTCAAAGCACTTTCCGGCTATGTTTGCAGCAACCAGAGCCACGTCTTTAGTGCTGGTGGTCCATCGGGCGAAGTCTTCCGCCGTGAAGCAGATGGCACAATCGGCGACTTGGTACAAGAATTGGACTACGTGTCCGGCCAGGGCGAGAACCAGAGCGAGAAGCGTGGCGACGTGGCCCATGGTAGTTTTGGTGGACTTCGGCATGGCGCCCACAGTGTGGATCTAAGCCCCGATGGCGAAAGTCTCTATGTCGCAGACATTGGCCGAAATTGCATCTGGACCTACAAGGTAATTCACAGCAAGAGAGGTATCTCGGATCCGCCCCTTGAACTCAGTAGCAAGCACATCTCGCCTCGTGAGCATGATGGTCCGAGACACACCTGGCCTCATCCGAACGGAAAGGTTTTGTACAGTCTACAAGAGCACAGCAGCATGGTCGATGTCTTCGCCATTGCTGAAGATGGAGTAACGCTTGAGCACAAACAAGGATGTAGTGTTCTACCCTCTGGAAAAGATTGCAAGAAGTACTGGGCCGATGAAGTGCGGCATTCCACAGGTCCCGATCCAGCGAAGCCAAGGTACCTTTACGCATCGAACAGAGGACTGGACGCTGGTACCATGGGCCACGTTGCGGCATATAAGCTGAAAGACGATGGCTTTCTGAAGAGCGAGGACCCGATCGATATATTCGAGACTCCGACCAGTGGTGGACTTGCCAATGCTGTCGAGCCAGCTCCATGGACGAAACACACTGGCGACGAAGAATACCTGGCACTGACCGACAGCCAAGATGGCTGGGTCTCAATCCTCTCGTTCGATGGCAAGAAGATCAAAGAAGTCTCCAAGGTCAATTTAGGCAAGACAAATGATGGGAAGGTG GTGACTTTCGCTTGGCAAGCAATCACGATCCTGTCCGGGACCCAGGGTATACAGAGAGTGTCGGAGAACCGCACCATCGAGTATT ACCCCAACAACATCGTCATCGGCACAGTCCGCGACATCTCCGCAACACAAGCCCGCCTCTCCAAGGACGGCATCACCAGCTCCAACATCCACCTCCTCCCCGTCGAAATCACCAACGCCGCCTCTGTCCAAAAAGCAGCCCAAGACGTTGCCGCCATCACAGGTGGAAGTCTCGACTTCCTCATCCAGAACGCGGCCTTGGTCGACACCAGCACCGCTTACAAGTCTGTCCTAGACCTCGATCCGCAGGAGCTCGGGGAGCGTCTGAAAGCCTCGTTCGATCCTAATGTGGTGGGGACAGCTTATGTCCTCAGCTATTTCATTCCTTTGATCCGTCAGAGCCAGGGCAAGAAAGTTCTCGTAACGAGCACAGGTATGGCGGACCTCGATATCATCAATAAATTCGACCTTGAATTTGCGGTTCCTTATTCCGTCTCCAAGGCTGCCATGAACCTTTTAGTGGGCAAGTATCATGCTGCTGTGGGCAGGAGCGATGGCATCTTGGTCTTCTCAGTCTCGCCGGGGTTCGTTGATACGAGCGAAGGGAAGCAGCCTACCGAGGAGGAACTGAAGGGAATGCAGGCCATGGGAGCGAAGTTTGCGACTTATACGCCGGACTTTTCCGGGCCAATCACTGTCGGCGAAAGTGTTGGAGATATGGCAAAGCTGTTGAAGAGGGCGACAGTAGACGAGTTCGGAGGGGGCTTCGTCAGTCAGAAAGGGGATAAGAAATGGTTGTAA
- a CDS encoding Zinc-type alcohol dehydrogenase-like protein: MISVDVRTSSISMSSMKAVAVSDYGTIENLIATEVAKPDKPGGHDLLVRVKATSVNPVDTKARNGTYDDYPDYYKRTPSVPHVLGFDGADIVEHVGGKVQDVKVGDEVFYSGSPIRQGANAVYMLVDSRSVARKPNSLNFAQAAAMPLTWITAYEALVERLEIKEGENAGILIINGSGGVGSVASQIARQLLRLPVVVTTTSREETTAWSKELGATHTVNHREDVVQQIKDLKLQVPLKYVFITHTPASKYIRDSASICAPFGKVCSIVQDQEIPMYGTEWMAKSLTYVWCLLGTKPYYGVQLDSHGKILKQLAEFVDSGKIKCHHTQTLPLTADGLRKAHEQIEAGGVKGKIALAVDAEGLDPQQAFT; this comes from the exons ATGATTTCCGTTGACGTGAG AACATCGAGCATAAGCATGTCGAGTATGAAAGCGGTTGCAGTGTCGGACTATGGTACGATAGAAAATCTGATCGCGACTGAGGTTGCCAAACCTGACAAACCTGGAGGTCACGATCTTCTGGTTAG AGTCAAAGCGACTTCCGTGAATCCTGTTGACACGAAAGCACGAAATGGGACCTATGACGATTATCCGGACTACTATAAGCGCACTCCTTCTGTGCCACACGTGCTTGGCTTCGATGGCGCAGATATCGTGGAGCATGTCGGAGGTAAGGTACAAGATGTTAAAGTCGGCGACGAAGTATTCTACTCCGGCAGCCCCATCCGACAAGGAGCAAATGCCGTGTACATGCTCGTGGATAGCCGGAGTGTTGCAAGAAAGCCCAATAGTCTGAACTTTGCCCAAGCTGCCGCTATGCCGCTGACCTGGATTACTGCGTATGAAGCACTGGTCGAACGACTGGAGATCAAGGAGGGCGAGAATGCTGGAATCCTTATCATCAATGGATCTGGTGGTGTTGGATCGGTAGCGTCTCAGATCGCTCGACAACTGCTGCGCCTGCCCGTTGTTGTTACGACCACTTCAAGGGAAGAGACAACTGCATGGAGCAAAGAGCTTGGTGCAACGCACACTGTCAACCATAGAGAAGACGTGGTCCAGCAGATTAAGGATCTGAAGCTGCAAGTCCCGTTGAAGTATGTCTTCATCACGCACACTCCGGCGTCAAAATACATCAGAGATTCGGCCTCAATCTGCGCGCCATTCGGGAAAGTGTGCAGCATCGTTCAGGACCAAGAGATTCCAATGTACGGTACAGAATGGATGGCGAAGAGTCTGACTTATGTCTGGTGCCTCCTCGGGACGAAGCCGTACTATGGTGTGCAACTGGATTCCCACGGCAAGATCTTGAAGCAGCTCGCGGAGTTTGTGGATTCTGGCAAGATCAAGTGTCATCACACACAGACGCTGCCCCTTACTGCTGATGGGCTGCGCAAAGCTCACGAGCAGATTGAAGCTGGGGGCGTGAAGGGAAAGATTGCTCTGGCGGTTGATGCCGAGGGTCTTGATCCGCAGCAAGCATTCACATAG